A single region of the Streptomyces virginiae genome encodes:
- a CDS encoding M1 family metallopeptidase produces MHRKVIAPSVLAASLLLVIPASAAGSGSGAPGIGDPYYPASGNGGYDVSHYDLRLQYQPKTDLLEGTATLLATAKQDLSRFNLDFGLQVSEIRVNGVKAKFATSGSHELEVTPAKPLARNTPLSVVVKYAGKPSEFKVDGWTAWQRTPDGGVAAQEPDSAVWWFPSNDHPLDKATFDVSINVPDGTQAISNGVLQSQTSRLGWTRYNWRSNKPQATYLATLAVGKFDITTDKTASGLPILNAYSKDLGDNAGAARASVERTGEVAEWLEGVFGPYPFNALGGYVPNVTAGFALETQTRPFYGPGQFRNGANVSVVVHELAHQWYGDSVSVEGWKDIWINEGFARYSQWLWSEKEGEGTAQELADWAYALRPAEDAFWQVKPGDPGPENQFHGAVYDRGAIALQALRNEIGDEKFFEILKGWPTERAYGNAKVGDFVRYAEKVSKKPLAQLFETWLYTPGKPEASALNPSAAKPSARSSQQSAAAKPTAEPKSWKKIAETNTIHDTEHGSGPGHRH; encoded by the coding sequence GTGCACCGCAAAGTCATCGCCCCGAGCGTGCTCGCCGCTTCCCTCCTGCTGGTGATCCCGGCGTCGGCGGCGGGTTCGGGTTCGGGCGCCCCGGGTATCGGCGATCCCTACTACCCGGCCAGCGGCAACGGCGGATACGACGTGTCGCACTACGACCTGCGCCTGCAGTACCAGCCGAAGACGGACCTGTTGGAGGGCACGGCCACCCTGTTGGCCACCGCCAAGCAGGACCTGTCCCGCTTCAACCTGGACTTCGGCCTCCAGGTCAGCGAGATCCGGGTCAACGGGGTCAAGGCGAAGTTCGCCACGTCCGGCTCCCACGAGCTGGAGGTCACCCCGGCGAAGCCGCTGGCGCGCAACACCCCGCTGTCCGTCGTCGTCAAGTACGCCGGGAAGCCCTCCGAGTTCAAGGTGGACGGCTGGACCGCGTGGCAGCGTACGCCCGACGGCGGGGTCGCGGCGCAGGAGCCCGACTCGGCGGTCTGGTGGTTCCCGAGCAACGACCACCCGCTGGACAAGGCCACCTTCGACGTCTCGATCAACGTGCCCGACGGCACCCAGGCCATCAGCAACGGCGTGCTGCAGTCCCAGACCTCGCGGCTCGGCTGGACCCGGTACAACTGGCGTTCCAACAAGCCGCAGGCCACCTACCTGGCCACCCTGGCCGTCGGCAAGTTCGACATCACCACCGACAAGACGGCGAGCGGGCTGCCGATCCTCAACGCGTACAGCAAGGACCTCGGCGACAACGCGGGCGCGGCGCGCGCGAGCGTGGAGCGGACCGGCGAGGTCGCCGAGTGGCTGGAGGGGGTCTTCGGGCCGTATCCCTTCAACGCGCTGGGTGGCTACGTGCCGAACGTGACCGCCGGCTTCGCCCTGGAGACCCAGACGCGACCGTTCTACGGCCCCGGACAGTTCCGTAACGGCGCCAACGTCTCGGTGGTCGTGCACGAGCTGGCGCACCAGTGGTACGGCGACAGCGTGTCCGTCGAGGGCTGGAAGGACATCTGGATCAACGAGGGCTTCGCCCGCTACAGCCAGTGGCTGTGGTCGGAGAAGGAGGGCGAGGGCACGGCGCAGGAGCTGGCCGACTGGGCCTACGCCCTGCGCCCGGCCGAGGACGCGTTCTGGCAGGTCAAGCCGGGTGACCCGGGTCCGGAGAACCAGTTCCACGGGGCCGTCTACGACCGTGGGGCCATCGCCCTGCAGGCCCTGCGCAACGAGATCGGCGACGAGAAGTTCTTCGAGATCCTCAAGGGTTGGCCGACCGAGCGGGCCTACGGCAACGCCAAGGTCGGGGACTTCGTCCGGTACGCCGAGAAGGTCTCGAAGAAGCCGCTCGCGCAGCTCTTCGAGACCTGGCTGTACACCCCGGGCAAGCCCGAGGCCTCGGCCCTCAACCCGTCGGCGGCCAAGCCGTCGGCCCGCTCGTCGCAGCAGTCCGCCGCGGCGAAGCCCACCGCGGAGCCGAAGTCCTGGAAGAAGATCGCGGAGACGAACACGATCCACGACACCGAGCACGGCTCCGGGCCCGGCCACCGGCACTGA
- a CDS encoding DUF4760 domain-containing protein, translating into MEIAALVVSLVALGISGAVSWRQLRLTEHANTLPVVVDLFREHRSVRLARARSFVYEELPGCDLSLGLAGLPAEGQELVRELAWYYDNLGALVTHGVVEIEPVSGYLGGSVVTVWEKMEPLVAVERARRARNSLPDPNRWQEYFENLYHLVREVPPERARAESRSWRLIGR; encoded by the coding sequence ATGGAGATCGCGGCGTTGGTGGTGTCGTTGGTGGCGCTCGGCATATCGGGCGCGGTGTCGTGGCGACAGCTGCGCCTCACGGAGCATGCCAACACGCTGCCCGTGGTGGTGGACCTGTTCAGAGAGCACCGCAGCGTACGGCTGGCACGGGCGCGCAGCTTCGTGTACGAGGAACTGCCCGGCTGCGACCTGTCGCTGGGGCTGGCGGGCCTTCCCGCCGAAGGGCAGGAGCTCGTCCGCGAACTGGCTTGGTACTACGACAACCTCGGCGCTCTCGTGACGCACGGCGTGGTGGAGATCGAGCCCGTCTCCGGATACCTGGGCGGATCGGTGGTCACCGTGTGGGAGAAGATGGAGCCGCTGGTGGCGGTGGAACGGGCCCGGCGCGCACGGAACTCCCTGCCGGACCCCAATCGGTGGCAGGAGTATTTCGAGAACCTCTACCACCTCGTCCGGGAGGTGCCCCCCGAGCGGGCGCGCGCGGAGAGCCGGTCCTGGCGGCTGATCGGTCGCTGA
- a CDS encoding SCO6745 family protein, with translation MTLHPRAARRCWHAAVNPLHSTVYFSPEIAEEFAGLGITDPVAVNLAHRSAAMGAVGAGAVTATFYNYRHDLVARHLPAVWDTVTPEQALAARLRAADAALTRLLGAETVKSPEVAEAADLAMRATERCTRHARTLYAAHADLPVPAEPHLRLWHATTLLREHRGDGHLAALLLAGLDPVEALVSHTATGKGMTPKWLKAMRGWTQDDLDAAAGRLRERGVLDAAGELTEEGTALRERLESDTDRLDAAPYEHLGADGLARLTELGGALVLKAVTAGAFPRDLMGRA, from the coding sequence ATGACCCTTCACCCGCGCGCCGCGCGACGCTGTTGGCACGCCGCCGTCAATCCGCTGCACTCCACCGTCTACTTCTCGCCGGAGATCGCCGAAGAGTTCGCCGGCCTCGGGATAACCGATCCGGTCGCCGTCAACCTGGCGCACCGCTCCGCCGCGATGGGCGCCGTCGGGGCCGGTGCGGTCACCGCCACCTTCTACAACTACCGGCACGACCTCGTCGCCCGGCACCTGCCCGCCGTCTGGGACACCGTCACCCCCGAGCAGGCCCTCGCCGCCCGGCTGCGCGCCGCCGACGCCGCCCTGACCCGGCTGCTCGGCGCCGAGACCGTGAAGTCCCCCGAGGTGGCCGAGGCGGCCGACCTGGCGATGCGGGCCACCGAGCGCTGCACCCGGCACGCCCGCACCCTGTACGCGGCCCACGCCGACCTCCCCGTACCCGCGGAGCCGCACCTGCGGCTGTGGCACGCCACCACCCTGCTGCGCGAGCACCGCGGCGACGGCCACCTCGCCGCCCTGCTCCTCGCGGGCCTGGACCCGGTGGAGGCCCTGGTCAGCCACACCGCCACCGGCAAGGGCATGACCCCGAAGTGGCTCAAGGCCATGCGGGGCTGGACGCAGGACGACCTCGACGCCGCAGCCGGCAGGCTGCGCGAGCGCGGAGTCCTCGACGCCGCCGGCGAGCTGACCGAGGAGGGCACGGCCCTGCGCGAGCGACTGGAGAGCGACACCGACCGCCTCGACGCCGCGCCCTACGAGCACCTCGGCGCGGACGGCCTGGCCCGCCTCACCGAGCTCGGCGGCGCCCTCGTCCTCAAGGCCGTGACCGCCGGGGCCTTCCCGCGGGACCTCATGGGCAGGGCCTGA
- a CDS encoding Tex family protein, with protein sequence MTTSIEGRIAEELGVRERQVKAAVELLDGGSTVPFIARYRKEATEMLDDAQLRTLEERLRYLRELEDRRAAVLDSVREQGKLTDELAARIAAADTKARLEDIYLPFKPKRRTKAQIAREAGLEPLAEGLLADPSVEPVAAAAAFVDADKGVADPAAALEGARAILTERFGEDADLIGELRERMWGRGRLAAKVREGKEEAGAKFADYFDFAEPFTALPSHRVLAMLRGEKEDVLDLVLEPEDREDTATPGPSTYEGMIARRFGVADRDRPGDKWLADTVRWAWRTKIQVHLGIDLRTRLRQAAEDEAVRVFASNLRDLLLAAPAGTRATLGLDPGFRTGVKVAVVDATGKVVATDVIYPHVPANKWDESLAKLARLAKEHAVELVAIGNGTASRETDKLAGDLITRHPELKLTKVMVSEAGASVYSASAFASQELPDMDVSLRGAVSIARRLQDPLAELVKIDPKSIGVGQYQHDLSEVKLSRSLDAVVEDCVNGVGVDVNTASAPLLSRVSGISGGLAENIVAHRDANGPFRSRKGLKDVARLGPKAYEQCAGFLRIRGGDDPLDFSSVHPEAYPVVRGMAKTAGSEVAALIGNSGVLRSLRPEQFVTEAFGLPTVTDILRELEKPGRDPRPAFKTATFKEGVEKIGDLAPGMILEGVVTNVAAFGAFIDIGVHQDGLAHVSALSKNFVKDPRDVVKPGDIVRVKIMDVDIPRKRISLTLRLEDEAGAERGAGAPRQREDRRGGGGGGGRPPQQRGGSGNREGGRNQGQGERGQGGQGRRQGGGNAPAPANSAMADALRRAGLTAPEERRKK encoded by the coding sequence GTGACGACGTCCATCGAAGGCAGGATCGCCGAGGAGCTCGGCGTACGGGAGCGGCAGGTCAAGGCCGCCGTCGAGCTGCTCGACGGCGGCTCCACCGTGCCGTTCATCGCGCGCTACCGCAAGGAAGCGACCGAGATGCTCGACGACGCCCAGCTGCGCACCCTCGAGGAGCGGCTGAGGTACCTGCGGGAGCTGGAGGACCGCCGCGCGGCGGTCCTGGATTCCGTACGGGAGCAGGGCAAGCTCACCGACGAACTGGCGGCGCGGATCGCCGCGGCCGACACCAAGGCCCGGCTGGAGGACATCTACCTGCCCTTCAAGCCCAAGCGGCGCACCAAGGCGCAGATCGCCCGCGAGGCCGGTCTGGAGCCGCTCGCCGAAGGCCTGCTGGCCGACCCGTCCGTCGAGCCGGTCGCCGCCGCGGCCGCGTTCGTCGACGCCGACAAGGGCGTCGCCGACCCGGCGGCCGCCCTGGAGGGTGCCCGGGCCATCCTCACCGAGCGGTTCGGCGAGGACGCCGACCTGATCGGCGAGCTGCGCGAGCGCATGTGGGGCCGCGGCCGGCTCGCGGCGAAGGTCCGTGAGGGCAAGGAGGAGGCGGGCGCCAAGTTCGCCGACTACTTCGACTTCGCCGAGCCGTTCACCGCGCTGCCCTCGCACCGCGTCCTCGCCATGCTGCGCGGCGAGAAGGAGGACGTCCTCGACCTCGTCCTGGAGCCGGAGGACCGCGAAGACACAGCGACGCCCGGCCCGTCCACCTACGAGGGCATGATCGCGCGCCGCTTCGGTGTCGCCGACCGCGACCGTCCCGGCGACAAGTGGCTGGCCGACACGGTCCGCTGGGCCTGGCGTACGAAGATCCAGGTGCACCTCGGCATCGACCTGCGGACGCGGCTGCGCCAGGCCGCCGAGGACGAGGCCGTACGGGTCTTCGCCTCGAACCTGCGCGACCTGCTGCTCGCGGCCCCCGCCGGCACCCGGGCGACCCTCGGCCTCGACCCTGGCTTCCGTACCGGTGTGAAGGTCGCCGTCGTGGACGCGACCGGCAAGGTCGTGGCCACGGACGTGATCTATCCGCACGTCCCCGCGAACAAGTGGGACGAGTCCCTCGCCAAGCTCGCCCGCCTGGCGAAGGAACACGCCGTCGAGCTGGTCGCCATCGGCAACGGCACGGCCTCCCGCGAGACCGACAAGCTGGCCGGGGACCTCATCACGCGCCACCCGGAGCTGAAGCTCACCAAGGTGATGGTCTCGGAGGCGGGCGCCTCCGTGTACTCGGCCTCCGCCTTCGCCTCGCAGGAACTGCCGGACATGGACGTGTCGCTGCGCGGCGCCGTCTCCATCGCCCGCCGCCTGCAGGACCCGCTCGCCGAACTCGTCAAGATCGACCCGAAGTCGATCGGTGTCGGCCAGTACCAGCACGACCTGTCCGAGGTGAAGCTCTCGCGCTCGCTCGACGCGGTCGTCGAGGACTGTGTGAACGGCGTCGGCGTGGACGTCAACACCGCCTCCGCGCCGCTGCTCTCGCGGGTGTCGGGCATCAGCGGCGGTCTCGCCGAGAACATCGTGGCCCACCGCGACGCCAACGGCCCCTTCCGCAGCCGCAAGGGCCTCAAGGACGTGGCCCGGCTCGGCCCGAAGGCGTACGAGCAGTGCGCGGGCTTCCTGCGGATCCGCGGCGGGGACGACCCGCTGGACTTCTCCAGCGTGCACCCCGAGGCCTATCCGGTGGTCCGGGGCATGGCCAAGACCGCGGGCAGCGAGGTGGCGGCCCTGATCGGCAACTCCGGTGTGCTGCGCTCGCTGCGGCCGGAGCAGTTCGTCACCGAGGCCTTCGGTCTGCCCACCGTCACGGACATCCTGCGCGAGCTGGAGAAGCCGGGCCGAGACCCGCGCCCGGCCTTCAAGACGGCGACCTTCAAGGAGGGCGTCGAGAAGATCGGCGACCTGGCCCCCGGGATGATCCTGGAGGGCGTCGTCACCAACGTGGCCGCTTTCGGTGCCTTCATCGACATCGGCGTCCACCAGGACGGGCTCGCGCACGTCTCGGCGCTGTCGAAGAACTTCGTCAAGGACCCCCGGGACGTGGTCAAGCCGGGCGACATCGTCCGGGTCAAGATCATGGACGTGGACATCCCCCGCAAGCGGATCTCGCTGACCCTGCGCCTTGAGGACGAGGCCGGAGCGGAGCGCGGCGCGGGCGCGCCCCGGCAGCGCGAGGACCGACGAGGCGGCGGTGGCGGCGGTGGCCGGCCGCCGCAGCAGCGCGGCGGGTCCGGTAACCGCGAGGGCGGCCGGAACCAGGGCCAGGGCGAGCGCGGCCAGGGCGGTCAGGGCCGTCGGCAGGGCGGCGGCAACGCCCCCGCCCCCGCCAACAGCGCGATGGCGGACGCCCTGCGTCGCGCGGGCCTCACCGCACCCGAGGAGCGCCGCAAGAAGTAG
- a CDS encoding ImmA/IrrE family metallo-endopeptidase, with product MPHRQLSIRKRCEQILGHLDLTHPFSLDDLCRRIAERRGRPIRLHPLPKEAAESGVCGLWVGTASVDYVFYEAQTTPLHREHIVLHELGHILFGHHSLEGEETDGHAPVVLGRTNYTTRQEQEAEMLASMIRIRTANLAPRSANGARGTLARLESAMGYERGTDGH from the coding sequence ATGCCCCACCGGCAACTCAGCATTCGCAAGAGGTGCGAGCAGATTCTCGGCCATCTGGATCTGACCCATCCGTTCTCCCTCGACGACCTGTGCCGCCGGATCGCGGAGCGGCGCGGCCGCCCCATCCGGCTCCACCCGCTCCCCAAGGAGGCGGCCGAGTCAGGAGTCTGCGGATTGTGGGTGGGCACGGCCAGCGTCGACTACGTCTTCTACGAGGCGCAGACCACCCCTCTGCACCGGGAGCACATCGTCCTCCACGAGCTGGGCCACATCCTCTTCGGCCACCACTCCCTGGAAGGGGAGGAGACCGACGGGCACGCCCCCGTGGTGCTCGGGCGCACCAACTACACCACCCGGCAGGAGCAGGAGGCGGAGATGCTCGCCAGCATGATCCGCATCCGCACGGCGAACCTCGCACCCCGGTCCGCGAACGGCGCACGCGGCACCCTGGCCCGGCTGGAGTCGGCCATGGGGTACGAGCGGGGCACCGATGGCCACTGA